The following proteins come from a genomic window of Cyanobacterium sp. T60_A2020_053:
- a CDS encoding DUF29 domain-containing protein: MVTQLIKNSTNLYDTDYNLWILATVKQLENQKFNEVDWENLIEEVLDLSKRDKRKLESLLIKLIEHLLILQYWQSEKDRNKGHWQKEIITFRKQIKRLLEDSPSLNNYLKNKYEKCYQDAREIASQHSQLSLNTFPTEFTITFENILDENWLP; this comes from the coding sequence ATGGTAACTCAATTAATTAAAAACTCAACAAACCTATATGATACTGACTATAATCTTTGGATATTAGCAACAGTTAAACAATTAGAAAATCAAAAATTTAATGAAGTTGACTGGGAAAACCTAATTGAGGAAGTTTTAGACTTGAGTAAAAGGGATAAAAGGAAGCTGGAAAGTTTATTAATAAAATTGATTGAACACTTATTAATTTTACAATATTGGCAGTCAGAAAAAGACAGAAATAAAGGTCATTGGCAAAAAGAAATTATTACTTTTCGCAAACAAATAAAAAGATTATTAGAAGATAGTCCTAGTCTTAATAATTACCTCAAAAATAAATATGAAAAATGTTATCAAGATGCAAGAGAAATTGCTAGTCAACATTCCCAACTTTCCCTTAATACTTTCCCTACAGAATTTACGATTACTTTTGAAAATATCCTCGATGAAAATTGGCTTCCTTAA